A stretch of DNA from Natrinema halophilum:
GCGACGCAAAACAGGGAGCGGAGACCACCGCAAAGCGATATTTCGGCCGCTGCATGCTTCTCACTCGCGTTCCGAAGAGTAGTCGGAGCAGCGAAAGGTCTGCCGACGGTCGTCCCCAGCCTGCGATCGAAAATCGGTCGACGTTCTCTCGACAGAGACTGACGTTATTCGAGATCTCGCGGATCGATGTGAGTGACTTCCCGGATCGTCGGATACAGCGTGTCCGTGGAGAGTATCGGTTCGTCGAGTACCGTTGCGACGCCGAGGTGGACGGCATCGAAAAGGTTCAGGCGGTCGTACGCCCGTTGCAACGTCGACCCGGCAGCGAGGTGTTCGTGACGCAGTGGAACGAGCGCGACTCCTGCCTCGTCGAGTTGTTCGTGAACTGTTGTCCGTCGTTCTCGATCCCAATCGTCCTGCATTGCATACTGTACCTCGATACAGGTCGCGACGGAGGTTTTTGGTTGTCAACGGCATCGAACTCAACTTCAGAACTGAGCCAATCGTCGACCTTGAGAACGGCGAGAACGACGTCGGTATCAACGTACACGTTTTCGCTCCAGTCGCTCTTCGATGTCCCGCTCAGCTGAGGTCGCCGTCTGCTCGTGGAGGCGTTTCTGAGTGGCTTCCCGTGCAACCAATCGGGCGCCGTACCGGAGGGCCTCGGACCGCGACCCGAACGTTCCTTCCTCGACGAGTTTGTCGAGTTCCTCAACCAACCCTTCCGGAATCGAGACCGGAATCGATTTTCTGTCCGTGCTCATATGTATACATATGTATAGAGCTCGTATATGGTTTTCGGAGCTGTCGCACTCACCGTCAGTGCTGCAACAGTGGGAGCGGAATACGAAAACGGGTTGCTCTTCGAATAGCGCGAGTCGTTGAATTCGGCGGTCTCACTCGAAATTATCTAGGTGTTCAACTCCTGGCAGCTCAGCCCCTCGAGACAGCCGAAAATCCAAGTCCAGGTTTCGGTATATTACCACATAGTCGATAGACTGTCCGGAGGTGGTCGGTGTGATGGTCGCACCGTGGCCGTCGGTCGACACCTCGACGTATCGCCACTGTGGAGCTCGCATCACCGACCAGTTCCGCCGTGTCTTCGGTGACAGTGACGACCGAACCCATCGGTGTGGTGACTGGATATGTATGCTCGATTGAGCCGGGCTTCCGCCGCTGGTGTCGATGTTGCAGTTCCCGACCCAGAGACGTCGCCGGGCCGTCACAGAGGGGAGGCCGATGCGTAGTGGGTTCGTTCCCGCGAACCGGCTGTACGACGTCGAGAGTCGAACGCTCATAGCCCACCGCCCATCAGGCAACCGACGAGGACGTTCGACGAACTCTCGAGAACC
This window harbors:
- a CDS encoding PIN domain-containing protein; translation: MQDDWDRERRTTVHEQLDEAGVALVPLRHEHLAAGSTLQRAYDRLNLFDAVHLGVATVLDEPILSTDTLYPTIREVTHIDPRDLE
- a CDS encoding ribbon-helix-helix domain-containing protein, which produces MSTDRKSIPVSIPEGLVEELDKLVEEGTFGSRSEALRYGARLVAREATQKRLHEQTATSAERDIEERLERKRVR